Proteins from one Mus pahari chromosome 10, PAHARI_EIJ_v1.1, whole genome shotgun sequence genomic window:
- the LOC110328626 gene encoding uncharacterized protein LOC110328626: MEDTKKVGGPDPSGPQGHPLPSSQQLRGGFKVSQGPWMNPRPLYSKQGLSLSTGAIADMACSSTSQAPASQPVLQLLHNSAQVNSQCDYARASQDTPRFSSNPYPNPTVGTQEHLLMDDGTQTLPMPTDNNGTDDKAQYRFNLSQNQLQIGRESKAPAKVLVGWGKGTCNLGQMAPGGSRKSRWLPYFLSGESGVVEGQAPLLTMAQAPVQDQRHEKCPCLAQSPTLNKATSSPSLPLPTSVPASVAAVNGLPGPAAVKPYTYSPNYLTNTTAAAKDLPLDLKNGGNQLSVLSDPSKKDKVYFFLKETPPTPTSSPAEFSPKIQDQEVAKMQVPIQQSEQPAKKCLVSRLDTLTPASELLDAFKTQNSHKVCSSQPDKQPPNACNNNNCSNVPLPALQGAYNKQSLPQSPRGVIQNPISGAPTCQLQDAVEDHVLVFDMATGNTRMGLLCHDPTGSRAVLVGLTPNHPSNHVSDNTLSPCSLSRPILSPNSDHPSLWSTTAVLSSPVPSSLSAESYREVSLVPKEARHNLEPRTSPGTESPIGMLARPVVPGTPVQYGEKIPAQVPDPGWPKSDAEKMGTDHTIWKLDSPTVQPRKLQWINPDPVSTVDIQVVSRSPLQEKAASTNQQAAHPGVPQAEGTGQVFLTGQSFLNGQNLLARQPPVAEQGPLSSQLPSTKQLPLTCAPHLTEQTPLPRQLSLTRHGPVPVKPPTTKEPPFTSGEPIQPSTQENEPLCNATHVGILRVPLAPEGTCIYVNRDKVENNRVQRPSVHPPQSWQPSSPHRAQQEQLSLITFTGCKDLPISMVATESTNGHQFKMASEDITRASVVAHLGLLRGNCYELVSTVDTVPTQSAVHCNRSSSPYQKMAAIVIDTGTGFTKCGLAQENHVLSVVPSQVQMLQHPSQGQPQYVVPEHQEGSYSVLNRGVVSDWDALEVLWQHLFYCKLRVQPEEMAVLVADSPISPRTNREKVAEILFERFHVPAMQTVHQALLTLYAYGRTTGLVVGSGHGTSYVAPIITGDLAPIDTYRLDVAGADLTDYLTQLLTSGGHSLPKGGIARQIKEACCYVAMDTATEMVRNQSQVQVDFVLPDKHVITLGSERFCCPEALFQPSLLGLNQLGLPQLALLSISRLEVKQQEQLLANVVLEGGSTLINGFPERLRQELGPGATVLGSPYRAVAAWLGGSIMACRDSFQSLWLTRREYEEEGPWAIYKYQL, from the coding sequence atggaagacaccaagaaggTGGGGGGCCCTGATCCATCGGGCCCCCAGGGCCATCCACTGCCTAGCAGCCAGCAGCTAAGGGGTGGCTTTAAAGTGTCCCAGGGACCATGGATGAACCCCAGACCCCTCTACTCGAAGCAAGGGCTATCACTCTCCACCGGGGCCATCGCTGATATGGCCTGCAGCTCAACCTCTCAGGCTCCTGCCTCTCAGCCCGTGCTCCAACTACTCCATAATTCTGCTCAGGTCAACTCCCAGTGTGACTATGCCCGGGCTTCCCAGGACACCCCGAGATTCTCTTCTAACCCATACCCAAACCCCACTGTGGGAACCCAAGAGCATCTCCTCATGGATGATGGGACTCAGACTCTGCCGATGCCCACAGACAACAACGGCACAGATGACAAAGCCCAGTACAGATTCAACCTCTCCCAGAATCAGTTACAGATTGGGAGGGAGAGCAAGGCTCCAGCTAAAGTCCTGGTAGGCTGGGGCAAAGGAACCTGTAACCTTGGCCAGATGGCCCCTGGGGGCTCCAGGAAGAGTCGATGGCTACCCTACTTCCTCTCGGGAGAGAGTGGTGTAGTTGAAGGCCAAGCACCTCTTCTGACTATGGCCCAGGCTCCAGTCCAAGACCAGAGGCATGAAAAGTGTCCATGTCTGGCTCAGTCTCCTACCCTAAACAAGGCGACTTCTTCACCGTCACTGCCTCTTCCAACCTCAGTGCCGGCTTCTGTCGCAGCTGTCAACGGATTACCAGGACCTGCTGCAGTTAAACCTTACACGTATAGTCCCAACTACCTGACTAATACCACTGCAGCCGCTAAAGACCTGCCTCTTGATCTAAAGAATGGGGGCAACCAATTGTCTGTTCTCTCAGATCCTTCCAAAAAGGACAAAGTATATTTTTTCCTTAAGGAGACTCCTCCCACTCCAACATCTAGTCCAGCAGAATTTTCACCCAAAATCCAGGACCAAGAAGTTGCCAAGATGCAGGTGCCAATCCAGCAATCTGAGCAGCCTGCAAAGAAGTGTCTAGTCTCCAGGCTAGACACCTTAACACCAGCCTCAGAGCTTCTAGATGCTTTCAAGACACAGAATAGCCATAAGGTTTGCAGCTCTCAGCCAGACAAGCAGCCCCCCAACGcctgcaacaacaacaactgctCTAATGTGCCACTGCCGGCCCTACAAGGAGCCTACAACAAGCAGTCCCTACCCCAGTCTCCCAGAGGAGTCATACAAAATCCCATCTCTGGTGCCCCGACCTGCCAGCTCCAGGATGCTGTCGAAGACCACGTGTTGGTATTTGATATGGCCACAGGCAACACAAGGATGGGGTTGTTGTGCCATGATCCCACGGGCTCACGGGCAGTGCTTGTAGGTCTCACACCCAACCACCCATCAAATCATGTTTCTGATAATACGCTGTCTCCTTGTTCATTATCCAGGCCAATTCTCTCCCCTAACAGTGATCACCCTAGCCTCTGGTCTACCACAGCCGTGCTGTCTAGCCCTGTACCCTCCAGCCTCTCAGCTGAAAGCTACCGAGAGGTATCCCTGGTTCCCAAGGAGGCTAGACACAACCTAGAGCCACGGACTTCCCCTGGCACCGAAAGCCCGATCGGGATGCTTGCCAGACCTGTTGTACCAGGGACACCCGTCCAATATGGTGAAAAGATACCAGCCCAAGTTCCTGATCCTGGCTGGCCCAAATCTGATGCTGAAAAGATGGGTACTGACCACACCATCTGGAAGCTGGACAGTCCCACGGTCCAGCCTAGGAAGTTGCAGTGGATAAATCCAGATCCTGTTTCAACTGTCGATATCCAGGTAGTATCCAGATCTCCACTCCAGGAGAAAGCGGCCAGTACTAACCAGCAAGCAGCTCATCCTGGTGTTCCTCAGGCTGAGGGCACTGGACAAGTCTTCCTCACTGGACAGAGTTTCCTCAATGGGCAGAACCTCCTGGCTAGACAGCCACCTGTAGCTGAACAGGGCCCCCTATCTAGTCAGCTTCCCTCTACCAAGCAGCTCCCGCTTACCTGTGCGCCTCATCTCACTGAACAGACTCCTCTTCCCAGACAACTTTCCCTCACTAGACATGGGCCCGTCCCAGTGAAGCCCCCCACCACCAAAGAGCCCCCCTTCACCTCTGGGGAGCCCATCCAGCCTTCTACTCAAGAGAATGAACCTTTGTGCAATGCTACACATGTGGGAATACTCAGAGTACCCCTGGCTCCTGAGGGGACCTGTATTTATGTGAACAGAGATAAAGTTGAAAACAATAGGGTTCAAAGGCCCAGCGTACATCCTCCCCAGTCCTGGCAACCTAGCAGTCCCCACAGGGCCCAGCAGGAACAACTTTCTCTGATCACGTTTACTGGTTGTAAGGATTTGCCCATATCCATGGTGGCCACTGAGTCCACGAATGGACACCAGTTCAAGATGGCCTCTGAGGACATTACACGGGCATCAGTGGTTGCTCACCTGGGCCTTCTCCGTGGGAACTGCTATGAGTTAGTATCCACTGTGGACACTGTACCAACGCAGTCAGCTGTTCACTGTAACCGCTCCTCCAGCCCCTACCAGAAAATGGCGGCCATCGTGATTGATACTGGCACAGGATTTACCAAATGTGGACTGGCCCAAGAGAACCATGTCCTCAGTGTGGTACCCTCGCAAGTCCAGATGCTGCAACACCCATCCCAGGGCCAGCCCCAATACGTGGTACCCGAACACCAAGAGGGCTCCTACTCAGTACTGAACCGAGGAGTGGTCTCTGACTGGGATGCTCTAGAGGTGCTGTGGCAACACCTGTTCTACTGTAAACTGAGAGTTCAGCCTGAGGAGATGGCCGTGCTTGTGGCCGACTCCCCCATCTCACCACGAACCAACAGAGAGAAGGTGGCCGAAATACTTTTTGAGCGTTTCCACGTGCCAGCCATGCAGACGGTTCATCAGGCTCTGTTAACACTCTATGCTTATGGGCGCACCACTGGGCTGGTTGTGGGAAGTGGCCATGGGACCTCCTATGTGGCACCCATCATCACTGGGGACCTTGCTCCAATTGACACCTACCGGCTGGATGTGGCTGGTGCTGACCTGACTGATTACCTGACTCAGCTACTCACGTCTGGTGGCCACTCGCTACCCAAGGGAGGGATAGCCAGACAGATTAAAGAGGCCTGCTGTTACGTGGCTATGGATACAGCAACTGAGATGGTCCGGAACCAGTCCCAGGTTCAGGTGGACTTTGTGCTCCCAGATAAGCATGTTATCACACTGGGCTCCGAGCGCTTCTGTTGTCCCGAGGCTCTCTTTCAACCCAGTCTGCTAGGTCTCAACCAGCTAGGCCTTCCACAGCTGGCCCTGCTAAGCATCAGTCGGTTGGAGGTCAAGCAGCAGGAGCAACTGCTGGCCAATGTGGTGCTGGAAGGTGGCAGCACCCTGATAAATGGTTTCCCTGAGCGCCTGAGACAGGAACTGGGTCCTGGAGCCACCGTGCTGGGTTCTCCCTACCGTGCAGTTGCTGCCTGGCTTGGGGGTTCCATCATGGCATGCCGGGACTCCTTCCAAAGCCTGTGGCTCACTCGCAGGGAATATGAAGAGGAAGGCCCGTGGGCTATCTACAAATATCAGCTGTGA
- the Camkv gene encoding caM kinase-like vesicle-associated protein, which yields MPFGCVTLGDKKNYNQPSEVTDRYDLGQVIKTEEFCEIFRAKDKTTGKLHTCKKFQKRDGRKVRKAAKNEIGILKMVKHPNILQLVDVFVTRKEYFIFLELATGREVFDWILDQGYYSERDTSNVVRQVLEAVAYLHSLKIVHRNLKLENLVYYNRLKNSKIVISDFHLAKLENGLIKEPCGTPEYLAPEVVGRQRYGRPVDCWAIGVIMYILLSGNPPFYEEVEEDDYENHDKNLFRKILAGDYEFDSPYWDDISQAAKDLVTRLMEVEQDQRITAEEAISHEWISGNAASDKNIKDGVCAQIEKNFARAKWKKAVRVTTLMKRLRAPEQSGTAAAQSASDAATPGAAGGGIAAAAKAAAAGGAASASGASATVATEGGAGCAAKSDDIASADRSATPATDGSATPATDGSVTPATDGSITPATDGSVTPATDRSATPATDGRATPATEESTVPATQSSAVPAAKAAATPEPAVAQPDSTALEGATGQAPPSSKGEEATGCAQESQRVETS from the exons ATGCCGTTTGGGTGTGTGACTCTGGGTGACAAGAAGAACTATAACCAGCCATCGGAAGTGACCGACAGATATGACCTGGGACAAGTCATCAAGAC TGAGGAGTTCTGTGAAATCTTCCGGGCCAAGGACAAGACGACGGGCAAGCTGCACACCTGCAAGAAGTTCCAGAAGCGTGATGGCCGCAAAGTGCGGAAGGCAGCCAAGAACGAGATTGGAATCCTCAAGAT GGTGAAGCACCCCAACATCCTGCAGCTGGTAGATGTGTTTGTGACCCGCAAGGAATACTTCATCTTTCTGGAGCT GGCCACGGGGAGGGAGGTGTTTGACTGGATCCTGGACCAGGGCTACTACTCGGAGCGAGACACGAGCAACGTGGTGCGGCAGGTCCTGGAGGCTGTGGCCTACTTGCACTCGCTCAAGATTGTGCACAGGAACCTCAAG CTGGAAAACCTAGTGTACTACAACAGGCTGAAGAACTCTAAGATTGTCATCAGCGACTTTCACCTGGCTAAGCTAGAGAATGGCCTTATCAAGGAGCCCTGTGGGACCCCGGAGTACCTGG caCCGGAAGTGGTAGGACGGCAACGGTATGGTCGCCCTGTAGACTGTTGGGCCATTGGCGTCATCATGTATATCCT GCTTTCAGGCAACCCGCCCTTCTacgaggaggtggaagaggatgACTATGAGAACCACGATAAGAACCTCTTCCGCAAGATCCTGGCTGGTGACTATGAGTTTGACTCTCCGTACTGGGACGATATCTCTCAAGCAG CCAAAGACCTGGTCACCAGGCTGATGGAGGTGGAGCAAGACCAGCGGATCACTGCAGAAGAGGCCATCTCTCATGAATG GATTTCTGGCAACGCGGCTTCTGATAAGAACATCAAGGATGGCGTCTGTGCCCAGATTGAGAAGAACTTTGCCAGAGCCAAGTGGAAG AAGGCTGTCCGCGTGACCACTCTCATGAAGCGGCTCCGGGCACCAGAGCAGTCTGGAACGGCGGCGGCCCAGTCTGCTTCAGACGCTGCCACACCCGGGGCTGCTGGTGGGGGCATTGCTGCTGCAGCTAAAGCTGCAGCTGCAGGTGgagctgcctcagcctctggggcCAGTGCTACTGTAGCCACAGAGGGTGGTGCTGGGTGTGCTGCCAAGAGTGATGACATAGCCTCTGCAGATCGTAGTGCTACACCAGCCACAGATGGCAGCGCCACTCCAGCCACGGATGGCAGCGTCACCCCGGCCACGGATGGGAGCATCACCCCAGCCACTGACGGGAGTGTCACTCCAGCTACTGACAGGAGCGCTACACCAGCTACTGATGGCAGAGCCACACCAGCCACAGAAGAGAGCACAGTGCCTGCCACTCAAAGCAGTGCCGTGCCAGCTGCAAAGGCAGCAGCCACCCCTGAGCCGGCTGTGGCCCAGCCGGACAGCACAGCCCTAGAGGGTGCCACAGGCCAGGCTCCACCCTCTAGTAAAGGAGAAGAGGCTACTGGCTGCGCCCAGGAGTCTCAGAGGGTGGAGACGAGCTGA